The proteins below come from a single Crossiella sp. CA-258035 genomic window:
- a CDS encoding ATP-binding cassette domain-containing protein — translation MITARGLARRFTSKAGSVDAVRGVDLDVGPGELVGFLGPNGAGKTTTLRMLTTLLAPTAGTATVAGCDLRQDPVGVRQRIGYVAQGGSVAWDRGVGEELGMQARFYRCDPVAALELLGPLELAGLAKRTCGELSGGQRRRLEIAMGLVHQPPLLFLDEPTSGLDPQGRANLWAHIRALREERGMTVFLTTHYLDEADALCDRVLVMDQGRLVAEGTPEELKRRVSGDTVVLDTEQAERAEGLAALVPGASAVSRDGRSVRFRAPRGATVLPGLLRELEQAGITPDAVEVHRPTLDDVFLTLTGRSLREEVVGA, via the coding sequence ATGATCACAGCGCGCGGCCTGGCCCGCCGCTTCACCAGCAAGGCGGGATCCGTCGATGCCGTCCGCGGCGTGGACCTCGACGTCGGCCCCGGCGAGCTGGTCGGCTTCCTCGGCCCGAACGGAGCCGGCAAGACCACCACCCTCCGCATGCTCACCACGCTGCTCGCCCCGACCGCGGGCACCGCCACCGTCGCCGGGTGCGACCTGCGGCAGGACCCGGTCGGGGTGCGGCAGCGGATCGGCTACGTGGCCCAGGGCGGCAGTGTCGCCTGGGACCGGGGGGTCGGTGAGGAGCTGGGGATGCAGGCGCGGTTCTACCGGTGTGATCCGGTGGCGGCGCTGGAGCTGCTCGGGCCGTTGGAGCTGGCCGGGCTGGCGAAGCGGACCTGCGGGGAGCTCTCCGGCGGGCAGCGGCGGCGGCTGGAGATCGCCATGGGACTGGTGCACCAGCCACCACTGCTCTTCCTCGACGAGCCGACCAGCGGGCTGGATCCGCAGGGGCGGGCCAACCTCTGGGCACACATCAGGGCGTTGCGCGAGGAGCGCGGCATGACCGTCTTCCTCACCACGCACTACCTGGACGAGGCGGACGCGCTGTGCGACCGGGTGCTGGTGATGGACCAGGGCAGGCTGGTCGCCGAGGGCACGCCGGAGGAGCTGAAGCGGCGGGTCAGCGGGGACACCGTGGTGCTGGACACCGAACAGGCCGAGCGGGCCGAGGGGCTGGCGGCGCTGGTGCCGGGGGCGAGCGCGGTCAGCAGGGACGGGCGGAGTGTGCGGTTCCGCGCGCCGCGCGGGGCGACCGTGCTGCCGGGGCTGCTGCGCGAGCTGGAGCAGGCCGGGATCACGCCGGACGCGGTGGAGGTGCACCGGCCGACGCTGGACGACGTGTTCCTCACCCTGACCGGGCGGAGCCTGCGCGAGGAGGTTGTCGGTGCGTGA
- a CDS encoding ABC transporter permease, protein MRDTLLVFRRAVQPTLDHPSSLLADALMPVLYLVLFGPLLAKLAAAPGFPPGGAWAVFVPGVLVMLCMFGAMFAGFELLPDYRFGVVERMRVSPLSRPALLLGRVAYNTVRMLVQAVLLVLLAVLLFGLRVSPLGVVIGLLLLAVLAAAAAAVSYGLALKLKNEYLFAPLVQGVSMPLLLLSGAFIPIDVGPDWLRWLAQLNPLTHVLRAERALFLGEFTSAVAIGAGVLALVLGAGLWWGMRVFRRENA, encoded by the coding sequence GTGCGTGACACGCTGCTGGTTTTCCGCCGCGCGGTGCAGCCCACCCTGGACCACCCCAGCTCACTGCTGGCCGACGCGTTGATGCCAGTGCTGTACCTGGTGCTCTTCGGCCCGCTGCTGGCGAAGCTGGCCGCCGCGCCGGGGTTCCCGCCCGGTGGCGCGTGGGCGGTGTTCGTGCCGGGCGTGCTGGTGATGCTGTGCATGTTCGGCGCGATGTTCGCCGGGTTCGAGCTGTTGCCGGACTACCGCTTCGGCGTGGTGGAGCGGATGCGGGTCAGTCCGCTGAGCCGGCCGGCGCTGCTGCTGGGGCGGGTCGCCTACAACACGGTGCGGATGCTGGTGCAGGCCGTGCTGCTGGTGCTGCTCGCGGTGCTGCTGTTCGGCCTGCGGGTCTCGCCGCTGGGCGTGGTGATCGGCTTGCTGCTGCTGGCGGTGCTGGCCGCGGCCGCGGCGGCGGTGTCCTACGGGCTGGCGCTGAAGCTGAAGAACGAGTACCTGTTCGCGCCGTTGGTGCAAGGGGTCTCGATGCCGCTGCTGCTGCTCTCCGGCGCGTTCATCCCGATCGACGTCGGGCCGGACTGGCTGCGCTGGCTGGCCCAGCTGAACCCGCTGACCCATGTGCTGCGCGCCGAGCGGGCGCTGTTCCTGGGCGAGTTCACCTCCGCGGTGGCGATCGGCGCCGGGGTGCTGGCGCTGGTGCTCGGGGCCGGGCTGTGGTGGGGAATGCGGGTGTTCCGGCGCGAGAACGCCTGA
- a CDS encoding aminodeoxychorismate synthase component I: MHVLTRPVGRRSAPELVFRRLVARAHELGLPPPAALSGDWFGARAVLLPSVQVNPVADEVAHTVPCLQPTVTGPVPPGTVGGGWFGFLGYGLTDPGVWTAPRGLPNAVWGWADHVLRLDHGGQWWFEALVPDNRAEPVALAAELAELVAASTEPARRPWRAGPLRRASAARHRAAVAGCVEQIAAGEIFQANVCTQFTAEFDGDPAELFAEGVARLDPARAAYLAGDWGAVVSFSPELFLARHGRTVRSSPIKGTLPRRGPEDEGNAARLRRSVKDVAENVMIVDLVRNDLGRVCVPGSVTVPELLKIRPAPGVWHLVSTVEGQLRPAVDDAELLGATFPPGSVTGAPKVRALELIAGLEDQPRQVYCGAVGLASPVAGMELNVAIRTLEIRDGELRLGVGGGITADSDPQAEWLECLAKAAPLERLLTSGAAVACSVNQRAR; this comes from the coding sequence GTGCACGTGCTCACCCGGCCCGTCGGCCGCCGGTCCGCCCCGGAACTGGTGTTCCGGCGGCTGGTCGCGCGTGCCCACGAGCTGGGTCTGCCGCCGCCGGCCGCGCTCAGCGGTGACTGGTTCGGCGCGCGGGCCGTGCTGCTGCCTTCGGTGCAGGTCAACCCGGTGGCGGACGAGGTGGCACACACCGTGCCCTGCCTCCAGCCGACGGTGACCGGGCCGGTGCCGCCGGGCACGGTCGGCGGTGGCTGGTTCGGCTTCCTCGGTTACGGGCTCACCGATCCGGGGGTCTGGACCGCGCCGCGCGGGTTGCCGAACGCGGTCTGGGGCTGGGCCGACCACGTGCTGCGGCTGGACCACGGCGGGCAGTGGTGGTTCGAGGCGCTGGTGCCGGACAACCGCGCGGAGCCGGTCGCGCTGGCAGCGGAGCTGGCCGAGCTGGTGGCCGCGAGCACCGAGCCGGCCCGGCGGCCGTGGCGGGCCGGGCCACTGCGCAGAGCCTCCGCTGCCCGGCACCGGGCGGCGGTGGCCGGTTGTGTCGAGCAGATCGCGGCCGGGGAGATCTTCCAGGCCAACGTGTGCACCCAGTTCACCGCCGAGTTCGACGGCGACCCGGCCGAGCTGTTCGCCGAGGGCGTGGCCCGGCTGGACCCGGCCCGCGCGGCCTACCTGGCCGGGGACTGGGGCGCGGTGGTCTCCTTCTCCCCCGAGCTGTTCCTGGCCAGGCACGGGCGCACCGTGCGGTCCAGTCCGATCAAGGGCACGCTGCCCAGGCGCGGTCCGGAGGACGAGGGGAACGCGGCCCGGCTGCGCCGCTCGGTCAAGGACGTCGCGGAGAACGTGATGATCGTCGACCTGGTGCGCAACGACCTCGGCCGGGTCTGCGTGCCGGGCTCGGTGACCGTGCCGGAGCTGCTGAAGATCCGGCCTGCGCCCGGCGTCTGGCACCTGGTGTCCACTGTGGAGGGTCAGCTGCGGCCGGCGGTGGACGACGCCGAGCTGCTGGGGGCGACCTTCCCGCCCGGCTCGGTCACCGGCGCGCCCAAGGTGCGCGCGCTGGAGCTCATCGCCGGGCTGGAGGACCAGCCGAGGCAGGTCTACTGCGGCGCGGTCGGCCTGGCCTCGCCGGTGGCCGGGATGGAGCTGAACGTGGCCATCCGCACGCTGGAGATCCGCGACGGCGAGCTGCGGCTCGGTGTCGGCGGCGGCATCACCGCGGACTCCGACCCGCAGGCGGAGTGGCTGGAGTGCCTGGCCAAGGCGGCGCCGCTGGAGCGGTTGCTGACCAGCGGGGCCGCGGTGGCCTGCTCGGTCAACCAGCGGGCGCGCTGA
- a CDS encoding inositol monophosphatase family protein, whose product MTDVELTSPRRIAWPVPEPELPEATHSALADACRAAATALRAGRHRFDRDELGEQVRMGADGTPTSRVDDLVENAIAEAAARHGVNLLSEEAGFLDHGSALTLVVDPVDGTGNSAAGVPLSCFAGVLALDGKPIEALTCWFDTGRCWYARADEPTEYRTTGRTALDGAQLCLQRPKQNQDTWSRLAARASRVRVLGTTALECALVAEGSADAYADPGSDTHRIMDLAAAMVTVPAAGGVVIDAMGRPLELDVDLTRRWSGIAAATPALAEEIAAVVFSAPAG is encoded by the coding sequence GTGACCGACGTCGAGCTGACCAGCCCGCGGCGCATCGCGTGGCCGGTGCCCGAGCCCGAACTGCCGGAGGCCACCCACTCCGCGCTGGCCGACGCGTGCCGCGCCGCGGCCACCGCGCTGCGCGCCGGACGGCACCGCTTCGACCGGGACGAGCTCGGCGAGCAGGTCCGGATGGGCGCGGACGGCACCCCGACCTCCCGGGTGGACGACCTGGTGGAGAACGCCATCGCCGAGGCCGCCGCCCGGCACGGGGTCAACCTGCTCAGCGAGGAGGCCGGTTTCCTGGACCACGGCTCCGCGCTGACCCTGGTGGTCGACCCGGTGGACGGCACCGGCAACTCCGCCGCCGGGGTGCCGCTGAGCTGCTTCGCCGGCGTGCTCGCCCTGGACGGCAAGCCGATCGAGGCGCTGACCTGCTGGTTCGACACCGGCCGCTGCTGGTACGCGCGCGCTGACGAGCCGACCGAGTACCGCACCACCGGCCGCACCGCGCTGGACGGGGCACAGCTGTGCCTGCAACGCCCCAAGCAGAACCAGGACACCTGGTCCCGGCTGGCCGCCCGCGCCTCCAGGGTGCGCGTGCTGGGCACCACCGCGCTGGAGTGCGCGCTGGTCGCCGAGGGCTCGGCGGACGCCTACGCCGACCCCGGCTCGGACACCCACCGGATCATGGACCTGGCCGCCGCCATGGTCACCGTGCCGGCCGCGGGCGGCGTGGTGATCGACGCGATGGGGCGGCCGCTGGAACTGGACGTGGACCTGACCCGCCGCTGGTCCGGCATTGCCGCGGCCACGCCCGCGCTGGCCGAGGAGATCGCGGCGGTGGTGTTCAGCGCGCCCGCTGGTTGA
- a CDS encoding TetR/AcrR family transcriptional regulator — MPAHFDERDRARIRAELLAAGRELFVAQGLRKTSLAELTEPAGIAKTSFYAFFDSKESLYGELMLANAPTIQARVLATLRGEPRAAIGAFLREVLAVLAEDPLYRRLITHPEELAAVTARLSPERAAALREQAALPIGEFLARTGLSDRRPEVVLGVLRAVLLLPLHRNEFGEVYDEVVDQLVEFVASGLSR, encoded by the coding sequence GTGCCTGCCCATTTCGACGAGCGCGACCGGGCCCGGATCAGGGCGGAGTTGCTGGCTGCCGGCCGGGAGCTGTTCGTGGCGCAGGGGTTGCGCAAGACCTCGCTGGCCGAGCTGACCGAACCGGCCGGGATCGCCAAGACCAGCTTCTACGCCTTCTTCGACTCGAAGGAGTCCCTCTACGGCGAGCTGATGCTGGCGAACGCGCCCACCATCCAGGCCCGGGTGCTGGCCACCCTGCGCGGCGAGCCGAGGGCGGCGATCGGGGCCTTCCTGCGCGAGGTGCTCGCGGTGCTGGCGGAGGATCCGTTGTACCGCAGGCTGATCACGCATCCGGAGGAACTGGCCGCGGTCACCGCGCGGCTCTCCCCGGAGCGGGCCGCGGCGCTGCGCGAGCAGGCGGCGCTGCCGATCGGGGAGTTCCTGGCCCGCACCGGGCTGAGCGACCGGCGGCCGGAGGTGGTGCTCGGGGTGCTGCGCGCGGTGCTGCTGCTTCCCTTGCACCGCAACGAGTTCGGCGAGGTCTACGACGAGGTGGTGGACCAGCTGGTCGAGTTCGTGGCGAGCGGGCTGAGCCGATGA
- a CDS encoding alpha/beta hydrolase yields the protein MRDVEAGRLPGGFPYLAVGSGKPLVYLPGFTPEHVNPTGLAARMAIRSVRPLAEGGWRVHLVNRRPGLRPGMSMAEIAGEHAEAIRSRFGGPVALVGHSTGGTVALQLTADHPAVVSRVVLASTAYTLGPVARRAQWAMAHRLAERKPGYHLLADGFTRNPVLRRVLRGLMWAVGSFGPFPADPADMLTVIQAEDAVDLRARLPEITTPALVVAGARDYFWTPELFTETAAGMPNARLALYPDAGHAVNVSARFYRDALAFLAADGASR from the coding sequence ATGAGGGACGTCGAAGCGGGCAGGCTGCCTGGCGGTTTTCCTTACCTGGCCGTGGGTTCCGGCAAGCCGCTGGTCTACCTGCCGGGTTTCACGCCGGAGCACGTGAACCCGACGGGTCTGGCCGCGCGAATGGCGATCCGGTCGGTGCGGCCGCTGGCCGAGGGCGGCTGGCGGGTGCACCTGGTGAACCGGCGGCCGGGACTGCGGCCGGGGATGAGCATGGCCGAGATCGCGGGCGAGCACGCCGAGGCGATCCGGTCGCGGTTCGGCGGGCCAGTGGCGCTGGTGGGGCACTCCACCGGCGGCACGGTGGCCTTGCAGCTGACCGCCGACCACCCGGCGGTGGTGTCCAGGGTGGTGCTGGCCTCGACCGCGTACACGCTGGGGCCGGTGGCACGGCGGGCGCAGTGGGCGATGGCGCACCGGCTGGCCGAGCGGAAACCCGGCTACCACCTGCTCGCCGACGGGTTCACCAGGAACCCGGTGCTGCGGCGGGTGCTGCGCGGGCTGATGTGGGCCGTGGGCAGCTTCGGGCCGTTCCCGGCGGACCCGGCGGACATGCTGACCGTGATCCAGGCCGAGGACGCGGTGGACCTGCGCGCGCGGCTGCCGGAGATCACCACCCCGGCGCTGGTGGTGGCCGGGGCGCGGGACTACTTCTGGACGCCGGAGCTGTTCACCGAGACCGCGGCCGGGATGCCGAACGCGCGGCTGGCGCTGTACCCGGACGCCGGGCACGCGGTGAACGTCAGCGCCCGGTTCTACCGGGACGCGCTGGCCTTCCTCGCGGCAGACGGCGCGTCCCGGTAG
- the mdh gene encoding malate dehydrogenase, whose protein sequence is MARSGKVAVIGAGFYGSTTAQRLAEYDIFDTVVLTDIIDGKAEGLALDLNQSRPVEGFETKVVGQTTGRDGSGYEAIAGSDIVVITAGLPRKPGMSRMDLIETNAKIVRQVAENVAKHAPEAVVIVVSNPLDEMTALAQIATQFPKNRVIGQAGMLDTARFTNFVAETLSVPVSSVKTLTLGSHGDTMVPVPSACSVNGKPLTDLLLADKVEELVTRTRNGGAEVVALLKTGSAYYAPSAAAARMAKAVREDSGAVMPVCAWVDGEFGIEGVYLGVTAELGKGGVKKVVETELTDSELAALKEAAEAVRAKQADVQSL, encoded by the coding sequence GTGGCACGCTCCGGCAAGGTCGCCGTAATCGGCGCCGGTTTCTACGGCTCCACCACGGCGCAGCGGCTGGCCGAGTACGACATCTTCGACACCGTCGTGCTGACCGACATCATCGACGGCAAGGCCGAGGGCCTGGCGCTGGACCTGAACCAGTCCCGCCCGGTCGAGGGCTTCGAGACCAAGGTCGTCGGCCAGACCACCGGTCGCGACGGCAGTGGCTACGAGGCCATCGCGGGCTCGGACATCGTGGTGATCACCGCCGGTCTGCCGCGCAAGCCCGGCATGAGCCGGATGGACCTGATCGAGACCAACGCCAAGATCGTCCGTCAGGTCGCGGAGAACGTCGCCAAGCACGCCCCCGAGGCCGTGGTGATCGTGGTCTCCAACCCGCTGGACGAGATGACCGCGCTGGCCCAGATCGCCACCCAGTTCCCGAAGAACCGGGTCATCGGCCAGGCCGGCATGCTCGACACCGCGCGCTTCACCAACTTCGTGGCCGAGACGCTGTCCGTCCCGGTCTCCTCGGTCAAGACCCTGACCCTGGGCTCGCACGGCGACACCATGGTGCCGGTGCCCTCGGCCTGCTCGGTCAACGGCAAGCCGCTGACCGACCTGCTGCTCGCGGACAAGGTCGAGGAGCTGGTCACCCGCACCCGCAACGGCGGCGCCGAGGTGGTCGCGCTGCTCAAGACCGGTTCCGCCTACTACGCGCCGTCCGCCGCGGCCGCCCGGATGGCCAAGGCCGTGCGCGAGGACTCCGGCGCGGTCATGCCGGTCTGCGCCTGGGTCGACGGCGAGTTCGGCATCGAGGGCGTCTACCTGGGCGTCACCGCCGAGCTGGGCAAGGGCGGGGTCAAGAAGGTCGTGGAGACCGAGCTGACCGACTCCGAGCTGGCCGCGCTCAAGGAGGCCGCCGAGGCCGTGCGCGCCAAGCAGGCCGACGTGCAGAGCCTCTGA
- a CDS encoding DUF3017 domain-containing protein, which produces MSVAADLPPTQEQRPAWLRVVPFLVVMAMVVFGFVWILMYHWKRGSVTLAGALFLAAVFRAALPVEASYLLAIRSRPIDVLTYSGFALMITYVAMTIGP; this is translated from the coding sequence ATGAGCGTGGCCGCCGACCTGCCGCCCACCCAGGAGCAGCGGCCCGCCTGGCTGCGCGTGGTGCCGTTCCTGGTGGTGATGGCCATGGTGGTCTTCGGGTTCGTCTGGATCCTGATGTACCACTGGAAGCGCGGTTCGGTGACGCTGGCCGGGGCGCTGTTCCTGGCCGCGGTGTTCCGGGCCGCGCTGCCGGTGGAGGCCAGCTACCTGCTCGCCATCCGCAGCCGCCCGATCGACGTGCTCACCTACAGCGGGTTCGCGTTGATGATCACCTATGTGGCCATGACCATCGGGCCCTGA
- a CDS encoding bifunctional methylenetetrahydrofolate dehydrogenase/methenyltetrahydrofolate cyclohydrolase, which yields MTATILDGKATKNAIFDDLRPRVDALKARGIVPGLGTVLVGDDPGSAMYVRSKHKDCAQLGINSIRRDLPADISQDELAKVIDELNADPDCTAYIVQLPLPGHIDANAILERIDPAKDADGLHPVNLGRLVLGKTAPLPCTPHGIIRLLRQYEVPINGAQVVVVGRGITVGRSMGLLLTRKSENATVTLCHTGTKDLAAEVRRADIVIAAAGVPALIKPDMVKPGAAVLDVGVSRTDSGVSGDVHPDVREVAGFFSPNPGGVGPMTRALLVSNVVEAAERAAG from the coding sequence GTGACGGCAACGATCCTGGACGGCAAGGCGACCAAGAACGCCATCTTCGACGACCTGCGGCCGCGGGTGGACGCGCTCAAGGCGCGGGGCATCGTGCCCGGCCTGGGCACCGTGCTGGTGGGCGATGACCCGGGATCGGCGATGTACGTGCGGTCCAAGCACAAGGACTGCGCGCAGCTGGGCATCAACTCCATCCGCCGGGACCTGCCCGCCGACATCAGCCAGGACGAGCTGGCCAAGGTGATCGACGAGCTGAACGCCGACCCGGACTGCACCGCCTACATCGTCCAGCTGCCGCTGCCCGGGCACATCGACGCGAACGCGATCCTGGAGCGGATCGACCCGGCCAAGGACGCCGACGGCCTGCACCCGGTCAACCTGGGCCGCCTGGTGCTGGGCAAGACCGCGCCGCTGCCCTGCACCCCGCACGGCATCATCCGGCTGCTCCGCCAGTACGAGGTGCCGATCAACGGGGCGCAGGTGGTCGTGGTCGGCCGCGGCATCACCGTGGGCCGCTCCATGGGCCTGCTGCTGACCCGCAAGTCGGAGAACGCCACGGTCACCCTGTGCCACACCGGCACCAAGGACCTGGCCGCCGAGGTGCGCCGCGCGGACATCGTGATCGCCGCCGCGGGTGTGCCCGCGCTGATCAAGCCGGACATGGTCAAGCCGGGCGCGGCCGTGCTGGACGTGGGCGTCAGCCGCACCGACAGCGGCGTCTCCGGCGACGTGCACCCGGACGTGCGCGAGGTCGCGGGCTTCTTCTCGCCCAACCCCGGCGGCGTCGGCCCGATGACCAGGGCGCTGCTGGTCAGCAACGTGGTCGAGGCGGCCGAGCGAGCGGCGGGATGA